CACCCACGCGTTCGCCTCCAACGCCACGCACACCCCTATGAGCGTCGACAAGGCCAAGCAGTATCCCAGCTTCCAGTAGGACCCACCGAGCCCCATCACCTCAAACCCCTGGAAAACATTCACCACCCCCAACACCACACACCCATACCCCACAAAGTGGTGGTAGGACTTCCAGTACTTCCTGTACCTATTCGTAGTCTTTGGCCGGAACAGCAGCGCCGCCGCCTGCAGCCCCCCGGTGACAAACGCCGCCACCCCGAGACCGCGGTGCAGCGTATATGTCACCCCCGGCGACGCCCTCCCCATTATAATCCCCATCGAGAACCCGACGGTCCCCAACAAGAATCCGACGATCTGCACCGCCGCATGTCCGTAGAACCACGTCGGCCGCACCGACGTGCACTGCCTCAGGTACCGCGCCACCGTCACCCCGACCGGCAATAGAAACCCCCATGACGCCGCATTTAGCACCCCATGCGCTGTCCGGAACCAGCTCGGCACTGCCGGGCCCATCTCCGTGGCCTTCGAGAGAACATCGATGGTGGCTCGCGATGCGAGGTCCGACGGTGACGTCGGGTGGATGGTAGGGGAGTATCCCTGCACGTAGAGGCCGTGGTTCCACACGTGGTTGATGCGGGTGCGGTTGGGGGAGAGCCGGAGCGTGGCGAAGATGTGGAGGCCGGCGCCGTCTCGGACGGAGCTGTCGCTGCGGAGCATGGCggaggaggagaggagggggaggTCGAGGGGGCGGGAGACGAGGGGGGAGCGCTGGAGCTTGACGCCGGGGTCGAGGAtgaaggggaggaggaggaggccacCGGAGGAGGGGTCGGAGAAGGCAACGAGGGCGCGGGTGCCGGTCATGGCGGGGGAGTCGGGGTTGAGGCCCCACGCGACCCAGCCGGAGGGGGAGATGAAGGTGCCGGAGAAGGCGAGGTCAAGAGTGGCGTTGTGGGGGTGGTAAGTCCATGCGAGGGAGGCGCCTTGTGTGGGGAGGTTCATGCATTTTTGATAGGTTTTGATTGGGGTGGAGGTGGTGCACCGGGGGGCGGCGGAGGCGGCAGTGACTGTTGTTAGTGGGatggagaggaagaggaggaggagagacggGAGCATGGTGGTGgtggttgttgttgttgttgctgcTGTTGCTGTTATTGAAtggaagggagggagggagggagggagggggtggGGTTATTGTGGGAGCGATTTGTGCAGTGTTCGTGTCAGTGGAGTAAGGTGAGAAAGGCAGTGTGGAATGAAGCGTGTCTTGTAGTGGGCTTAGCTTTGAGGCTAAGCGAAGGGAAAATGTGCATAGTGGGGTTTGGTTTGGTGGGTGCAATTGAACGTTTGGAATTTTCGGATTGTTATCGAAAGAGTGTTTGTGGGGAGGTGATTGGGGTGGGGGAATGATTATTGTTTATTGCTTTTTGTGCTTGGCTTTGAAGGCAAGGTCGGGTGCGGGACCTCAGCCATGGATTTGTGGGCTGTTGGGGTTGTGATGGGCACATGGAAGGCCATGCACCGGGCAATATACAAGCATATATGATGGCAACAGAAAGcattatttcataaaaataaattgaaatagtTTTTTCTTTTCCTGTTTAGTTTCGTAAAACTTTAGCTTAATGTTAAACTTAGTGGATTTGATAGAAGATTATGACTGATTATTATAGTGATAAGGAATAATTATCTTTCTTGATGgtgttcttagaaaaaaaaaatcaagtaattAAGATGGGCCAAAAAGAGATCTAGCCTATCAAGATAAACTGTGAAACTTCAGTCCATAGGCATTTAGAATACTATTTGGACTTGAAACTTGAATTTGCCTAATGACAAGATAATTTAGCACTATGCTGTGCCTATGCCCTAGTAAATTACTAGCTAGTtgtgaaaaaaatcaaatcaattcaAGATATTCAATAGGCAAACAATTGCAACAAGAAACTAAGGTCTAGTCGTGGCTATCTTTAATTTCAAAGCTAGCCAGGTTTGGCTTGAAGGAGATTCAGTTATTGTGATAACTTGGATTAATGATGGGGCTAAAGTTTTTGTTTTCATCCtttgttggaggacattttgcaGCAGCAACAGAAAAGTGGTTTCTGATGCGTTTAAAGCTACACACGTATATCACGAAGGGAATCAGGTACTTGTCGATCGGCTTCAAAAGGAGGAATGGAAGATACATGCTAGGCATAAATATTCATTGCAACCACGAAATCATGTTAAACTTGTAACAagccaattaaaaattaaaaattgatggaGCAATATGGGgtatcatcataaaaattagTAAAATATATGGTAATCAATGAAATACAAGCATTTTTATTGACTTGTTATAAATTTGACATGGTATCACCATTGTAACAAATATTTACTCGTATGCTAGGAGCCAAGCTTTGCCATTCCACAGTACTTGAAATTATTAATCACGATTGATGCCTATGGAATACCCTATATTAGATGTTAAATAAATGTAAGCCCGTATGTCTATTTGTCTTGTTGCAGCCAATCTCTTATTGCGTCCGTTGccagtgaagagcacctgcaaaatgaagtccacactgatcaaaATTGTGTCCGATGGAGACCCTTCAATGCTTAAATCAGTGAGAAGTGGTGAACAGCAAATAAATATTTAGAGAGACAGAGTTTTAACTCCAAAGAGTCCttaccaaatgctgttcatttacctctttttatagacgaattGTTGGTAACCGTTTGTAATGATTAGATACGTGGGTCAtacttattttgatattttatgatcGTGGAATGGATAGTTATATCCACCGCTGATCATGTTCTGGCCATTATATGCTTTCTATACTGGCGATTTCCGGTATGCCGACTCTATGTTGGTAATCAGAATATATCGATCGTATATCGACAGTTATGAAAGTCTGAATGACCATCAATTGACAACTTTGATATGTCAATGATCTTCGATTGGAAATTAGTTAAGTCGTCATAGTCAGAGTTTGCTAGGAATGGTTGagaatagccgactgtcggtcggcCAACCGATTGATAGTCGGCGGTTCATGCTTATCAGGCCGATTGAAAGTTGGAATTGAGAGAGTTGGCTTAATTGCCTGAATAGTTacccccactcccaagtccaaggtaGTCTGACATGTGGATTAGCACGTGGTTTGACACGTTCGACGAAGAAGTTGCCACGTGTTG
This genomic window from Elaeis guineensis isolate ETL-2024a chromosome 13, EG11, whole genome shotgun sequence contains:
- the LOC105056198 gene encoding cytochrome b561 and DOMON domain-containing protein At2g04850, translated to MLPSLLLLFLSIPLTTVTAASAAPRCTTSTPIKTYQKCMNLPTQGASLAWTYHPHNATLDLAFSGTFISPSGWVAWGLNPDSPAMTGTRALVAFSDPSSGGLLLLPFILDPGVKLQRSPLVSRPLDLPLLSSSAMLRSDSSVRDGAGLHIFATLRLSPNRTRINHVWNHGLYVQGYSPTIHPTSPSDLASRATIDVLSKATEMGPAVPSWFRTAHGVLNAASWGFLLPVGVTVARYLRQCTSVRPTWFYGHAAVQIVGFLLGTVGFSMGIIMGRASPGVTYTLHRGLGVAAFVTGGLQAAALLFRPKTTNRYRKYWKSYHHFVGYGCVVLGVVNVFQGFEVMGLGGSYWKLGYCLALSTLIGVCVALEANAWVVFCRRAEEEKVRREGRVEEHQVVKASIGI